In Methanococcoides sp. LMO-2, the genomic stretch TCCACCATTTTCTTAAATGAAGTAATGAAAGTTCTTATAGACCAAGTTTCTCCGCGATCTTTGCGACCTCTTGTACAGCACCGGAGTCATCAGAAAGATCGAAAAGGGGAAGACCCTCCAGATCCCTTTCTGCGATCATGCTGTCCATTGGAACAGTCCCGATAAGTTCGAGATCAAGACCTTCTGCGGTTCTCTTGATCGCTTCCTTATTGGTATCTGTGACCTTGTTGGCAACAACGTAGATGTTTTTGACATTGGTCTCAAGTTCCTCGGTGAGTTCCCTGATACGCTCTGCAGTTCTCAGACCACGTCTTGAACCATCAGTGACCACGATAAGGTCATCGACATCACGGATGATCTTGCGGCTGAAATGTTCAAGCCCTGCTTCTGTATCGAGGATGACAACATCGTAGTTCTTTACGACCTTGTCCATGATACCACGGAGCAGGTTGTTTACATAACAGTAACATCCTGAACCTTCCGGACGGCCCATTACAATAAGGTCGTAATTGTCCATCTCCTCGAGGATCTCATAGATCTTTGACTCGAATATTGTCTCCTTGTTAACATCAGGAGGGAAGTTGTCCCTTTCGTCCTGCATGAACTGTTTCATATCACCAACAGTCTTGATGGTCTCACAACCGAGGGTCTCCGGAAGATTTGTATCCGGATCTGCATCGATGGCAAGGACCAGTTTGTCAGTTTTTGTAAGATGGCGGATGAGAAGACTGGTTATTGCAGTCTTCCCTGTTCCACCCTTACCTGTTATTGCAATTACTTTAGCCACAGAAGACCTCGTTTACTCCTTTTTCTGGATTATCACTTTGTCTATGCTGACCT encodes the following:
- a CDS encoding carbon monoxide dehydrogenase accessory protein CooC — its product is MAKVIAITGKGGTGKTAITSLLIRHLTKTDKLVLAIDADPDTNLPETLGCETIKTVGDMKQFMQDERDNFPPDVNKETIFESKIYEILEEMDNYDLIVMGRPEGSGCYCYVNNLLRGIMDKVVKNYDVVILDTEAGLEHFSRKIIRDVDDLIVVTDGSRRGLRTAERIRELTEELETNVKNIYVVANKVTDTNKEAIKRTAEGLDLELIGTVPMDSMIAERDLEGLPLFDLSDDSGAVQEVAKIAEKLGL